In a single window of the Perca flavescens isolate YP-PL-M2 chromosome 18, PFLA_1.0, whole genome shotgun sequence genome:
- the pou3f2a gene encoding POU domain, class 3, transcription factor 2a, whose protein sequence is MATATSNHYSVLTTPSSAPPPHSESGSMQQAAAYRDAHTLLQNDYSTLPGGGHPLSHAHQWITALSHGDSGAPWPSSPIGEQDVKPVLHDSDREELQNSSSLQQQQQQQRHPHLAHQQAHHDARAWRTSTATTHIPGMATSEGQSLVYSQSGFGLMPGGEQGGMHHHPLRDEDHHSHSPHLSEHGGGPGAHQQSLSHHHQHGQDHSDEDTPTSDELEQFAKQFKQRRIKLGFTQADVGLALGTLYGNVFSQTTICRFEALQLSFKNMCKLKPLLNKWLEEADSTSGSPTSLDKIAAQGRKRKKRTSIEVGVKGALESHFLKCPKPGAAEINSLADSLQLEKEVVRVWFCNRRQKEKRMTPAGGQIPGGEDMYGDTPPHHGGQTPVQ, encoded by the coding sequence ATGGCGACCGCAACATCCAACCACTACAGCGTCCTCACCACCCCCAGCAGCGCGCCGCCGCCGCACTCGGAGTCCGGGAGCATGCAGCAGGCGGCAGCGTACAGGGACGCGCACACCCTGCTCCAGAACGACTATAGCACGTTACCGGGCGGTGGACATCCGCTCAGCCACGCGCACCAGTGGATAACGGCGCTGTCTCACGGTGACAGCGGGGCGCCCTGGCCATCTAGTCCCATCGGAGAACAGGACGTGAAGCCCGTACTGCACGACAGTGACCGAGAGGAGCTGCAGAATTCCAGCAGtctgcagcaacagcagcagcaacagcgaCACCCTCACCTAGCGCACCAGCAGGCGCATCACGACGCCAGAGCATGGCGAACCAGCACAGCCACCACGCACATCCCCGGTATGGCGACATCTGAGGGCCAGAGCCTGGTGTATTCCCAGTCCGGCTTCGGTCTGATGCCAGGGGGAGAGCAAGGGGGGATGCACCACCACCCCCTGCGGGACGAGGACCACCACAGCCACAGCCCGCACCTCAGTGAACACGGAGGCGGCCCTGGGGCCCACCAGCAGTCTCTCTCGCACCATCACCAGCACGGCCAGGACCACTCAGACGAGGACACGCCGACCTCAGACGAGTTGGAGCAGTTCGCCAAGCAGTTCAAACAGCGACGCATCAAGCTGGGCTTCACCCAGGCGGACGTTGGACTGGCCCTCGGGACGCTGTATGGAAACGTCTTTTCTCAGACCACCATTTGCAGGTTCGAGGCGCTTCAGCTCAGCTTCAAAAACATGTGTAAACTCAAGCCCTTGTTGAACAAGTGGCTGGAGGAGGCGGACTCCACCTCGGGCAGCCCCACTAGTCTGGATAAAATCGCGGCACagggaaggaaaaggaaaaagaggacCTCCATCGAGGTGGGCGTCAAAGGAGCTCTGGAGAGCCATTTTCTCAAATGTCCAAAGCCGGGAGCAGCGGAGATCAACTCTCTAGCGGACAGTCTGCAGCTGGAGAAGGAGGTGGTGAGGGTTTGGTTTTGTAACAGGCGGCAGAAGGAGAAGAGGATGACACCCGCTGGGGGACAGATACCAGGAGGAGAGGACATGTACGGGGACACCCCTCCTCACCACGGAGGACAAACTCCTGTGCAGTGA